From the genome of Polynucleobacter sp. AM-7D1:
CAATGGCTCTTGGAACCTTAAAGCCAGCCAGATGCTGCTTGCAATGGGCGATGATGTCAGCGGGCGTCACTTCCATGCCCGGCTTGATCTCCAAAAATGCACAAGGTGTCTCGCCCCACTTATCGTCGGGCTTGGCAACTACTGCAGCAGCCATCACTGCTGGATGACGATAGAGAACATCCTCAAGCTCCACAGAGGAAATATTTTCACCGCCAGAAATGATGATGTCCTTGCTACGATCTTTCATCTTGATATAGCCATCAGGGTTCATCACTGCTAAATCACCAGAATGAAACCAGCCTCCCTCAAAGGCCTCTTTAGTTGCCTTCTCATTCTTGAGGTAACCCTTCATGGCGATATTGCCCTTAAACATAATTTCGCCCATGGTCTCACCATCAGCAGGCACAGGCTTAAGAGTCTCAGGATCAAGAACGGCAATTGCTTGTTGCATGTGATAACGAACGCCTTGACGGGCATTAAGTCGAGCCCTCTCACCAATATCTACCTCATTCCACTCATCCTGCTTTACACAAACTGCTGCGGGACCGTAGACCTCAGTTAATCCGTAGACGTGCGTCAAATCAAACCCGAGCTTTTCCATGCCCTCAATAATCGAAGCTGGAGGTGCGGCGCCTGCGATTAAACCCTTCACTCCAGGAGGAACACCCTCCTTTAATTCATCGGGAGCATTGACTAATAGGTTATGCACAATGGGAGCCGCACAGTAATGCGTAACACCATGCTCTTTAATGGCAGCAAAAATATGTTGCGCATCAACGCGACGTAGACAGACATTAATACCTGCACGAGCAGCTATCGTCCAGGGGAAGCACCAACCATTGCAATGGAACATGGGGAGTGTCCAGAGATAAATGGGGTGCTTATTAATATCCCAATCCAAAATATTCGAGACGGCATTAATGGCTGCGCCACGATGGTGATACACCACGCCTTTTGGATTGCCAGTGGTTCCTGAGGTGTAATTGAGGCAAATGGCTTGCCATTCATCGGCAGGGACTTGCCATGCAAACTGGGGGTCCCCCTCAGATAAAAGCTTTTCATAAGTTAGTGTGCCTAACTTTTCACCAGGAACATCAAACTCTTTTTCCTCGACATCAATTACTAAAAACTCACGGCCACTTTCTTTCTTGGCGATCTCAAGGGCTTTTTTCATCACTCCCGAGAATTCGGGATCCACCATCACCACTTTTGCCTCACCATGATTCAACATAAAGGCAACTGACTCTGGATCAAGGCGGGTGTTTAAGGCATTCAATACCGCTCCAGCCATCGGGATTCCGAAGTGCGCCTCAACCATTGGGGGTGTATTAGGCAACATCACGGCAACGGTATCACCCAAGCCAATTCCATGCTTTTGCAGAGCGCTTGCTAGGCGACGACAACGATCATAAGTCTGACTCCAAGTCTGGCGCAGCTTGCCATGAACGATTGCCAAGCGATCTGGATACACCTGGGCCGATCGCTCAAGAAATAATAGTGGGGTAATCGGAGTGAAGTTGGCTGAGTTTCGCTCTAAACCTTGCTCAAAAATATTAGCCATATGCGCCTTAAATATTGGTCTTTTTTTAATCTGAACTTCTAATTTCAATTAGATATCTGCGAGTGCTTTCACATGTGCAACCACGCTGCGGCCTAAAGCAGAAAGGTTATAGCCACCCTCTAGGCAACTGACAATGCGACCTTGAGCATATTGGTTTGCAACCTCTTTAAGCTGCTTAGTCATCCAAGCATAGTCATCCTCTACCAAGCCCATCTGCCCCAAATCATCCTCACGGTGAGCATCAAAGCCTGCAGAGATGATGATGAGCTCTGGCTCAAAGTCTCGTAAACGAGGCAACCACTGCTCTTCCACTATCGAGCGCACCACATCACCACGTGTAGATGCAGGAAGCGGAACATTCACCATATTGTTTGCCCCATCTAAGCCGCTGTAGGGATAAAACGGGTGCTGAAAGAAACTACACATCAGCACATTGGGATCATTAAAAAATGCAGCTTCAGTACCATTGCCATGGTGGACATCAAAGTCAATAATGGCGACACGCTCAATACCATACTGTTCCATCGCATATCGTGCTGCTACGGCAACATTATCAAAAACACAAAATCCCATAGAGCGCGTTGGCTCCGCATGGTGGCCTGGCGGGCGCACCGCACAAAACACGTTTTCAACCTCACCCTTCATTACGGCGTCCACACCGGCGATAGCAGCACCCGCAGCACGCAGAGCGGCACTCCAGGTATGAGGGTTCATAATAGTGTCACCATCGAGCATGAAGTAACCGCTAGCAGGCGAACGCTCTTTAACAAAGGCAATATGATCTGGGCTATGAACTAACTCCAATTGGTCTTCAGTTGCTAATGGCGCATCTAAATGATGCAGAAAACGATCTACACCGCTGCGAATCAGCTGATCATTAATTGCCTGAATGCGCTCTGGGCACTCGGGGTGATGACTACCCATCTCATGCTTTAGAAAGTCTGGATGAGTTATGTATCCTGTTGTCATTACTAGAAATCCTCAATAGCAAAACTATAATTTTTATAATTTAATTAAACCCAGCAGAACATCAAAAACCCACTTTCTTATCCATGAATTTTCGCATCTCCAATCCCACATCAATACTATTTATAACCCTACTGCTAGGGGCATGCTCCAGCATCCCCACTCAGCAAGTTAGCCCTACAGAGACTATCGTAAACCAGTCTGAAGATGTCGCAACAGAAGCCCGTTTTAGCCAAAATCTCAATGAATTAATCGCTCAAATTGCCCAAACCCAAGGAATCCCTCAGGCCAGCCTTGAATTGGGTTTCTCTGATGCTAAAACGATCCCTTCCATACGCAAATTGGTATTACCCCCATCGGGCAGCTTTAAAAAGAATTGGGTCGCCTATCGCAAGCGTTTTATTGAGCCAGTTCGCCTGAAAGCTGGCAAGGTCTTTTGGGAGCAAAACCAGGCATTCTTAAGCAAGGTTGAACAAGAATCAGGCGTCCCAGCTGAAATCATCGTCTCCATTATTGGTATTGAAACCATTTATGGCCGTCAAACTGGTAATTTCCGGGTCAAGGATGCACTTTCTACATTAGCTTTTAGCTACCCAGATACACCCAACAAAGCCAGTCGAGAGCAGCTCTTTAAAGACCAACTGCAAGAACTCATCCTGATGTGCTGGACTGAAGGGGGTGGCAGCTTGCCCGCCAATAATAGTCAGCAAGGATTGAATCAAACTCGCTTTAATGCCTGCCTGAATCAGAACAGCTCCTATGCTGGTGCGATTGGCCTGCCACAGTTCATGCCAAGTAGTATTCGCAGCTTCGCAGTAGATGGCGATGGTGATGGGCGCATTGACCTTAAACAAAGTCCTAAGGATGCTATTGCTAGCGTGGCTAACTTTATGAGAAAGCATGGCTGGCAACCTGGAATGCCGATTTACTTCCCTGTGCAGGAAGGGGCAGTCAGTGAGGCGAGAGCGCTAGCAGATGGAGAGCCACAACTCAAATACTCGGTTCAAGAGCTCATCGCAAAAGGCATCCTCACTAAAGAGCAAGGCTATCTTCAGGCTGGGGGTGTTGAGCCACAAAGCAAGGCCCTCATTGTTGATCTACCTTACCCCGACAAAGATGGTGGTGATCAGGTTCGTTACGTAGTTGGACTTAATAATTTTCTGACGATTGTGCAATACAACCGCAGTTACTTTTACGCACAAAGTGTTGCTGAGTTTGCAGAAGTGCTAGGCTATAAAAATCAAAGTGTCGTTCCCACTACCGCAAGCAAAGCGAAGTCAGAAACAAAGTCAGGGGAGCCGGTCAAATCCAAGCCGAAGAAGCCTGCTAATAAGAAAAAACCGAAGCAGGCTTAATAGCTTAGATTGAATGTCTTACGCTGGGAAAACTCCAGTAGAAAGATAACGGTCGCCACGGTCGCAGACAATAAAGACAATCGTGGCATTTTCTACTTGGCGAGCAATTCGTAAGGCAACAACCAAAGCCCCGCCAGCTGAGATACCGCAGAAGATACCCTCTTCTGCAGCAAGGCGACGGGCCATCTCTTCAGCATCCGCTTGGCTTACATACTCAATACGATCAACCTTGTCGCCCTGATAAATCTTTGGCAGATACTCTGGAGCCCATTTACGAATACCTGGAATCTGCGAACCCTCTTCCGGTTGCGCACCAATAATCTGAATATCGGGATTCATGGACTTCAGATAAGTTGACACTCCAGTAATAGTTCCAGTAGTACCCATCGATGAAACAAAGTGCGTAACTTGACCATCAGTATCACGCCAGATTTCCGGGCCAGTAGTCTCGATATGGGCACGTGGGTTATCCGGATTTGCAAATTGATCTAACAATCTACCGCGGCCCTCTTTTTGCAATTGCAGTGCATAGTCACGGGCAAATTCCATACCACCAGAAGCTGCTGTCAGAATTAACTCTGCACCGTAAGCAGCCATACTTTGGCGACGTTCAATGCTTTGATTCTCGGGCATCACCAAAACCATCTTGTAGCCCAACATCGCAGCAGTCATGGCCAAAGCAATACCAGTATTACCGCTAGTTGCTTCAATGAGAGTGTCGCCTGGTTTAATTTCACCACGCTCTTGAGCGCGCAGGATCATCGACAGCGCAGGCCGGTCCTTAACCGACCCCGCTGGATTATTACCCTCCAACTTTCCTAGAATCAGATTACCTTTTGAATCGTTTTCAGCGCCAGGAATACGTTGCAAACGAACCAGGGGTGTATTACCCACGGTCTGTGAAATAGTTAAGTAAGAAGGTGTGCTCATGAAACCATTTTAGCCATAAGCCAGGCTAGACGTAAAAGGGTTTAATTTCGGCGATTTCCTTCCGCACGATCCGCACTATGGCGAGAGCTAGTTTGACCACGAGAGCTGCGTCTACTAGCCTTGACTCCCTCTTTATTCGTCCTACCATGCGGTTCACGAAAGGAGCTGGGCGCCTCAATAGTTAAGCCGTTATCCACCATCTTTTCAACTGATTTCATACCAATGCCACGTACGCGTTTTTGTAAATCATTAGCATCCTGAAAATGCCCACCATCCAAACGCTCCGCAATAATGGTTTTCGCTTTAGATGGTCCGATACCTTTGATACTCTCTAGCTCGGACTGGGTGGCCGTATTGACGTTAATTGGTGAGGCTGAAGATAAAGCTGAGACAGCAACCAATACCGAAAATACTAAGGACTTTAATAATTGATTCATGTAATCTCCATCGGTTAATAAAAAATCCACTCACACGAAGTGCAAGTGGATCAGTTACAACGAATAGAAATTCAGTCTGTTGACTGCTTTTTAAAATCTAAAGCGGGCTTGCCAAGAAATCAGCATTGGCCGATAGCCAGGCGATATAACGACTGACACCCTGCTCAACATTGAGGAAGGGCTCTGAGTATCCAGCGGCACGCAACTTAGTTAAATCAGCCTGAGTAAAGCACTGGTACTTGCCTTTGAGTGCATCTGGAAATGGAATGTACTCAATCGCTTTTTCTTTAACCAACTCTTCAAGGCTAGCAGGCTTGGCATTATCGATTTTACGCATGGCGTTTGCTACCGCATGAGCCACATCATTAAATGGCTGCGCATGACCACTACCGAGATTAAAGATGCCACTGATTTCTGGACGATCCAGGAAATACAAATTTACTTTCACTACGTCTTCTACTGAAACAAAGTCACGACTCTGCTCACCAGCAGCATAACCACCATATTCACCAAAGAGTTTTACTTTGCCATTGGCTTTGTATTGGTGATATTGGTGAAAGGCTACTGAAGCCATGCGACCCTTGTGTGACTCACGAGGACCATAGACATTGAAGTACCTAAATCCAACTACTTGAGCAGCATTAGATTTTTCAGCAAAACGCTTGCGCATGACTTGATCAAATAAGAACTTAGAGTAGCCATAAATATTCAATGGCTTCTCATGCTCACGGCTTTCGACAAAAACATCTGATCCACCATAAGTAGCTGCGGAAGAAGCATAGAGTAGCTGCACTTTTTGTTCTGTACAGATATCGAGCAAGTCCATGGTGTAGCGGAAATTATTTGCCATCATAAAGATGCCATCAGTTTCCATCGTATCGGAGCAAGCCCCCTCATGAAACACCGCCCTGACCTTACCAAAACGACCGCTTCTAAATGCTTCTAGAAACTCATCCTTATCAAGATAATCAATGATGTCTAGATCGGCCAAATTACGATACTTATCCGCAGGACGTAAATCATCTACGGCAATAATATTTTTCTCGCCTCGCGCATTGAGCGCCTGAACAATATTGGCACCGATAAATCCAGCGGCGCCAGTTACGATAATCGTCATTGCAATTCCTCAGAAGTAACGGTGGCTGTTCCTAACTTGCCAACCACAATACCACCAGCTCGATTAGCTAAAGCCATAGCTCTTTCCAGGGGCCAGCCAGCTGCCAGCGCCACTGCCAGCGTACCAATGACGGTGTCACCTGCACCAGACACATCAAATACTTCGCGTGCCTGTGCTTTTACATGACTCACACCAGCCTCAGTAAATAAGCTCATACCCTCTTCAGAGCGAGTCAGGAGAAGCGCCTCCAAATTTAATGATTTTCTAAGATCTTGAGATCTCTTTGTGAGATCTTCTTCGCTGGTCCATTGACCAACTACCTGACGCAACTCACTGCGATTAGGCGTCAGTACAGTAGCACCACGATATTTAGCGTAATCATCACCTTTAGGATCCACCAAAATCATCTTCTTCTGAGCGCGAGCCTGCTCGATCATCAAAGCGACCTGTCCCAATGCACCTTTGCCGTAATCAGACAAAATCACCACATCAGCATCGCCGACTAGCTTCTCATAACGCTCCAACTTATGAGCGAGAGCAGCCTCACTAGGGGCTTCTTCAAAATCCAAACGAATCAATTGCTGTTGTCTTGCAATCACACGTAACTTCACAGTGGTTGGCACTTTGCCATCCACCTCAAGTTGACTATCAACGTGGCTGGATTTCAGCAACTCGGTAACACGATGTCCTGGCTCATCATCGCCAATCACACCTAAAATTGTTGTCTTAGCACCAAGTGCTGCAACGTTACGCGCTACGTTAGCTGCGCCCCCTAAACGTTCATCAATCTTACCCACTTGAACTACAGGAACTGGCGCTTCTGGAGAGATCCGATTTGTATCGCCAAACCAATAGCGATCCAGCATGACGTCGCCCACCACTAATAAACGGGCTTTAGAAAATTGTTCTCGGTTGGCTTTTTCCACGATGTAACTAATCTCTCTAATCTTTCAAATAGATTCTTTTTGCTGGTAATTAATTATGACGACCAATACCTTGGTATTCAATGCCTAATTCTTGCATAGCTTGCGGCTCATACAGATTACGGCCATCAAAGATGATCGGGTTCTTGAGCTTGGCTTTGAGAAGATCGAAGTCGGGGCTACGGAAGGCTTTCCATTCAGTCACGATGACTAGAGCATCAGCACCTTGAGTGGCTGCCATAGGGTCATCCACTAAAGTGACTTGTTTGAGACCTTCTGGGTTACCTTTAAAGTCTATATCGAGGCAATGCTTAGTTTCTGGCATGGCTACTGGGTCGTAGGCCACTATCTGTGCACCACGTTTAACGAGTTCTTGAATAATCACACGACTTGGGGCTTCACGCATATCGTCTGTATTCGGTTTAAATGCTAAGCCCCACATGGCGAACTTTTTGCCCTTCAGATCCGCACCAAAGCGTTTTTCAATCTTTTCTACGAGGATGTACTTTTGAGCTTCGTTCACCGCCTCGACAGCATCCAAAATCTTCAGATCACGGCCATACTCAATTGCAGTCTTGGATAAAGCGGAAACATCTTTTGGAAAGCAAGAGCCACCATAGCCGGTGCCGGAGTACAAAAATCCATAACCAATGCGTGAGTCTGAACCAATACCTTGGCGCACTGCTTCAATATCAGCACCTACTAAATCAGCCAAATTGGCCAGCTCGTTCATAAAAGAGATGCGAGTAGCTAACATGGCATTAGCTGCGTATTTAGTCAGCTCAGCACTTTTGACATCCATGTAATAGGTACGCTCATGGTGACGATTAAATGGTGCATAGAGTTTGCGCATCTGTTCTTTTGCGCGCATTCCCGCTGGGGTGCTTTGTGTGCCAATCACAATGCGATCTGGGCGCATAAAGTCTTCTACTGCCGCGCCCTCTTTGAGAAACTCCGGGTTAGAAACTACGGAGCACAGTTCTGGTGAGAGGCCACGCTTTTCTAATTCTTCAGTAATTGCAGCAGAAACCTTATCGGCTGTACCCACTGGAACAGTAGATTTATCAACAATCACTTTAGGAGTCGTCATATGGCGACCAATATTGCGGGCTGCTGCTACAACGTACTGAAGATCAGCCGAGCCATCTTCATCGGGAGGAGTGCCAACCGCAATGAACTGAATATCACCATGGGCAACAGAAGCAGCAATATCAGTAGAGAACTGCAAGCGGCCAGCAGCGCGATTGCGCTCAATCATCTCTTTGAGGCCTGGCTCATAGATGGGCACGCCACCTGAGTTCAGAATCTCAATCTTCTTAGAATCTAAGTCAACACAAAAGACGCTATTACCCTGCTCTGCTAAGCAAGCTCCAGTAACAAGACCAACGTAACCGCTTCCAATGATGGTGACTTTCAAGATAGCTCCAAATAATTCTTATTAGATTGGTAATCGCAACGCAGATTACATTGAAGGGCCGCTAGGAACGGCACCTTCACTGCGTCTTGGTGAGTATGCCTCCCAATTGTTACAACCCGGGCACTGCCAGTAAAAACGTCGTGCACGGAAACCGCAATTGCCACAGGTATAGCGGGCCAAGCTTGTTGTGCGCTGCTTCAATAAACTGAGTGTTGCCTGTAAATCTGATACTCGCTCTGGTGTACCGTTACTTTCTGCTAAAGCCAAACGAGTCTCAGCCAGCTTAGAAAGTGCACTCAAGCTTGGTGAATGCTGCATCACTTCAACCAGCATCACTTCAGCGGCTTGTGCCCCACGAATTTGAGTCATATGCTTTTGCACAATATCAAGCAACTCACCAGAAGCTTGGGTCTTTAACAATTCACAAAGTGCACTTAAGCCTTCATCTGCTTTATTTAGCGCAGCATGTGCTGCCATCCACCGATCTGCAAGTAAATGCATGTAAGCAGGATGTGTTTTAGCAATCACGGCCCACACTTCAATTGCCTGGGCTGGACGATCCATGGCAATCAGATAATCGCCTTGCAAAATCAGCGCACGGGCATGATGCGGAACTGCTTGCAAGGCCAATTGAACAGATTGCTCGACCTCTGGCAAATCCTTACGGCGCAGTGCTTCTTGACCCAACTCACAATGAAATTGTGCAATCTCAGTATGGTGGGATTTTCCTTGTAAGCCTGCGAGTTCGCTAGCAGCAATAATGGCCTTCTTCCAATCTCGCTCGATCTGATACATCTCGAGCAGGCTCTCTTTCGCAGGCGCTGCAAACTTGCCCTCACCCACACGGTTTAAAGATGCTTCGGCGCGATCTAATAAACCAGCACGTAGAAAATCTCGGCCTAATTCATAAGCAGCATGGTCTCGATCGCGCGGCTTCAAATCATCGCGATTGGCCAAGTGTTGGTGCACTCGAATGGCGCGCTCAGTCTCACCACGGCGACGGAACAAATTACCCAAAGCAAAATGAAGTTCAATGGTTTCAGGGTCAAGCTGAGCAATCTTGACTAGAGTTTCAATCGCCTGATCTGGCTGCTCGTTTAATAAGAGACTTAAACCTTTAAAGGTTGAGCGTTGCTGACGCATACGCTCGCGCTCATCCATACGATTCTCAAGACGCAGATCCCAGCGCGAAGCCAGCCAGCCAATACCAAACATGACTGGCAATAACAGGAGCCAAGCGGTTGCAATCTGAATCATGCTGTACAGAACTTAAATAAAAAAATGGTCCGAATGGACCACTGGATATGCGCTATGTGACTAGGCACCAGAACCCTCTTTAGGGCTCACTTGCTTTAGAGGCTTGTAGTCAACGCGCTCACGTAATTCTTTGCCAGGCTTGAAATGGGGCACCCGTTTTTCTGGGATCAATACCTTCTCACCAGATTTGGGGTTGCGGCCAGTACGCGCAGGACGGTGATGCAAAACAAAGCTACCAACACCGCGTAACTCAATTCGCTTGCCTTCGGCTAAAGCGTGAGTCATGGTGTCTAGCAATGTTTTTACTGCTAACTCGACATCACGAGGTAATAGCTGGGGAAACTGTTCCGCCAAGCTCTCCACGAGTTCGGAGCGAGTAATTGCTTGTTGCTCTTGATCTGACATGATCTATCAATAAAAAAACCGCCGCTCTCCTAATGGAAAGCGGCGATATTGATTTAGCCTTGATTGTCCAACTTCGCTTTTAACAAAGCACCCAAGTTGGTTGTGCCGGACTGCGCATCACCTTGGAGCTTGCTCATAGCGTCTTGTTGGTCAGAGCTGTCTTTAGCTTTGATTGAAAGATTGATTGCACGTGACTTACGATCAATATTAATGATCATGGCAGTCACAGTGTCGCCTTCTTTCAATACATTGCGTGCATCTTCAACGCGATCTGTTGAGATCTCAGAAGCACGTAAGTAAGCTTCAACTTCATCAGCCAAGTGAATAGTTGCACCCTTAGCATCAACAGCCTTCACAGTACCAGTTACAAGGCTACCCTTGTCGCTGACAGATGTGTAGTTATTGAATGGGTCACCAGACAATTGCTTGATACCAAGAGAGATACGCTCTTTCTCAACATCAATAGCCAATACAGTAGCTTCAACTTCGTCGCCTTTTTTGTATTTCTTAACAGCTTCTTCACCTGGCTCATTCCATGAAAGGTCTGAGAGGTGAACTAAACCGTCGATACCACCAGGCAAACCAATGAAAACGCCAAAGTCAGTAATAGACTTGATTGCGCCAGTCAACTTGTCGCCTTTTTGTTGGCCACGTGAGAACTCTTCCCATGGATTTGCTTTGCACTGCTTGATGCCCAAGCTAATACGACGCTTGTCTTCATCAATATCCAGAACCATGACTTCAACTTCGGTTCCTAATGCAGTAGCTTTGCTTGGAGCAACGTTCTTGTTAGTCCAGTCCATTTCAGAAACGTGTACCAAACCTTCGATACCAGATTCGATTTCAACGAATGCGCCGTAGTCAGTCAGGTTAGTTACCTTACCGAACAAACGGGTGTTTGGTGGGTAACGACGAGCGATACCAACCCATGGATCATCGCCAAGTTGTTTCACGCCAAGTGAAACACGGTTCTTCTCTTGATCAAACTTCAAAATCTTAGCGGTAACTTCTTGACCAACAGTCAACATCTCGCTTGGGTGACGCACACGACGCCATGCCAAATCGGTAATGTGCAAGAGGCCATCGATGCCACCGAGGTCCACGAATGCGCCGTAGTCAGTGATGTTCTTAACGATACCTTGAACAACGCTACCTTCTTTGAGGTTAGACATCAACTTCGCGCGCTCTTCACCTTGGCTAGCTTCAACAACTGCTCGACGTGACAACACTACGTTGTTACGCTTACGGTCAAGCTTGATAACCTTGAACTCCATCGTCTTACCTTCGTAAGGGCTGGTGTCCTTGATTGGGCGCGTATCAACGAGTGATCCAGGCAAGAATGCGCGGATACCGTTAACCATGACTGTCAAGCCGCCTTTAACCTTACCAGTAACAGTACCGGTAACGATCTCAGCTTGCTCGAGAGCTTTTTCCAAGTTCATCCATGATGCCAAGCGCTTAGCTTTGTCACGGGAAAGGATTGTGTCGCCATAGCCGTTCTCAAGAGCGTCAATAGCAACAGAAACGAAATCGCCAGGAGCTACTTCAATCTCGCCAGCGTCGTTATGGAATTCTTCAACAGGAATAAACGCTTCGGATTTCAATCCAGCGTTAACAACGACGAAGTTATGGTCGATGCGAAGGACTTCAGCCGAAATAACTTGGCCGGTCTTCATATTCGATCGGGTTAATGATTCTTCAAATAGTTCTGCAAATGATTCAGACATTTATATATTCACTTTGTGCCGCCAGAAGGCCTGACGGGTTAGGTTAAAAAAGTCCCAAGAAACACGCTAAATTAGAAAATCGCGTTGTAGAGTTCCTTAAGACGCCAAAACAACTTCTACTACTGCTTACTGCCCACCAAGAACTAAGCTATTTTCGATTGATACCAATCTAAAACCGTCTTAACAGCTTGATCTATCGATAATTCCGATGTTTCTAGCACCTTGGCTCCGTCTGCAACTAACAAAGGTGCGGCACCTCGACTACTGTCTCTGGCATCGCGCGCTTGTAAATCCTGCAGCAAGTCCTCTAGTTTAGCAGAAATTCCCTTAGCTATCAATTGCTTATACCGACGTTCAGCTCTGGCTTCAGCGGTTGCAGTGAGAAAAACCTTCAAAGCTGCATCGGGAAATATGATGCTTGCCATGTCACGGCCATCGGCCACTAGACCTGGAGAAGTCCTAAAACCATGCTGCACCCCAACCAAGGCCTGTCTAACCTCTGGATGCACTGCAATTGCAGATGCACGCAATCCAATCTCCTCAGTACGAATAGCATCAGTGACATCTTCAGAATTGAGCAGAATTTGGCGATTTTTGAAGGAAATCACCAGTTTTTTAGCCAAAATACCCAGTTCTGAGCCATTTTTGGTATCAATCGATGCTTTTTGACTTCCCAGGGCAACCAGTCGATACAAGGCCCCGCTATCCAAATAATGAAAACCTAACTTTTCTGCCACCAAGGAGGCAACCGTTCCCTTA
Proteins encoded in this window:
- a CDS encoding acyl-CoA synthetase produces the protein MANIFEQGLERNSANFTPITPLLFLERSAQVYPDRLAIVHGKLRQTWSQTYDRCRRLASALQKHGIGLGDTVAVMLPNTPPMVEAHFGIPMAGAVLNALNTRLDPESVAFMLNHGEAKVVMVDPEFSGVMKKALEIAKKESGREFLVIDVEEKEFDVPGEKLGTLTYEKLLSEGDPQFAWQVPADEWQAICLNYTSGTTGNPKGVVYHHRGAAINAVSNILDWDINKHPIYLWTLPMFHCNGWCFPWTIAARAGINVCLRRVDAQHIFAAIKEHGVTHYCAAPIVHNLLVNAPDELKEGVPPGVKGLIAGAAPPASIIEGMEKLGFDLTHVYGLTEVYGPAAVCVKQDEWNEVDIGERARLNARQGVRYHMQQAIAVLDPETLKPVPADGETMGEIMFKGNIAMKGYLKNEKATKEAFEGGWFHSGDLAVMNPDGYIKMKDRSKDIIISGGENISSVELEDVLYRHPAVMAAAVVAKPDDKWGETPCAFLEIKPGMEVTPADIIAHCKQHLAGFKVPRAIVFCELPKTSTGKIQKFELRKQAGSASAIDV
- a CDS encoding histone deacetylase family protein, which translates into the protein MTTGYITHPDFLKHEMGSHHPECPERIQAINDQLIRSGVDRFLHHLDAPLATEDQLELVHSPDHIAFVKERSPASGYFMLDGDTIMNPHTWSAALRAAGAAIAGVDAVMKGEVENVFCAVRPPGHHAEPTRSMGFCVFDNVAVAARYAMEQYGIERVAIIDFDVHHGNGTEAAFFNDPNVLMCSFFQHPFYPYSGLDGANNMVNVPLPASTRGDVVRSIVEEQWLPRLRDFEPELIIISAGFDAHREDDLGQMGLVEDDYAWMTKQLKEVANQYAQGRIVSCLEGGYNLSALGRSVVAHVKALADI
- the mltB gene encoding lytic murein transglycosylase B, whose translation is MNFRISNPTSILFITLLLGACSSIPTQQVSPTETIVNQSEDVATEARFSQNLNELIAQIAQTQGIPQASLELGFSDAKTIPSIRKLVLPPSGSFKKNWVAYRKRFIEPVRLKAGKVFWEQNQAFLSKVEQESGVPAEIIVSIIGIETIYGRQTGNFRVKDALSTLAFSYPDTPNKASREQLFKDQLQELILMCWTEGGGSLPANNSQQGLNQTRFNACLNQNSSYAGAIGLPQFMPSSIRSFAVDGDGDGRIDLKQSPKDAIASVANFMRKHGWQPGMPIYFPVQEGAVSEARALADGEPQLKYSVQELIAKGILTKEQGYLQAGGVEPQSKALIVDLPYPDKDGGDQVRYVVGLNNFLTIVQYNRSYFYAQSVAEFAEVLGYKNQSVVPTTASKAKSETKSGEPVKSKPKKPANKKKPKQA
- the cysM gene encoding cysteine synthase CysM, translating into MSTPSYLTISQTVGNTPLVRLQRIPGAENDSKGNLILGKLEGNNPAGSVKDRPALSMILRAQERGEIKPGDTLIEATSGNTGIALAMTAAMLGYKMVLVMPENQSIERRQSMAAYGAELILTAASGGMEFARDYALQLQKEGRGRLLDQFANPDNPRAHIETTGPEIWRDTDGQVTHFVSSMGTTGTITGVSTYLKSMNPDIQIIGAQPEEGSQIPGIRKWAPEYLPKIYQGDKVDRIEYVSQADAEEMARRLAAEEGIFCGISAGGALVVALRIARQVENATIVFIVCDRGDRYLSTGVFPA
- a CDS encoding helix-hairpin-helix domain-containing protein is translated as MNQLLKSLVFSVLVAVSALSSASPINVNTATQSELESIKGIGPSKAKTIIAERLDGGHFQDANDLQKRVRGIGMKSVEKMVDNGLTIEAPSSFREPHGRTNKEGVKASRRSSRGQTSSRHSADRAEGNRRN
- the rfaD gene encoding ADP-glyceromanno-heptose 6-epimerase, yielding MTIIVTGAAGFIGANIVQALNARGEKNIIAVDDLRPADKYRNLADLDIIDYLDKDEFLEAFRSGRFGKVRAVFHEGACSDTMETDGIFMMANNFRYTMDLLDICTEQKVQLLYASSAATYGGSDVFVESREHEKPLNIYGYSKFLFDQVMRKRFAEKSNAAQVVGFRYFNVYGPRESHKGRMASVAFHQYHQYKANGKVKLFGEYGGYAAGEQSRDFVSVEDVVKVNLYFLDRPEISGIFNLGSGHAQPFNDVAHAVANAMRKIDNAKPASLEELVKEKAIEYIPFPDALKGKYQCFTQADLTKLRAAGYSEPFLNVEQGVSRYIAWLSANADFLASPL
- the rfaE1 gene encoding D-glycero-beta-D-manno-heptose-7-phosphate kinase; the encoded protein is MEKANREQFSKARLLVVGDVMLDRYWFGDTNRISPEAPVPVVQVGKIDERLGGAANVARNVAALGAKTTILGVIGDDEPGHRVTELLKSSHVDSQLEVDGKVPTTVKLRVIARQQQLIRLDFEEAPSEAALAHKLERYEKLVGDADVVILSDYGKGALGQVALMIEQARAQKKMILVDPKGDDYAKYRGATVLTPNRSELRQVVGQWTSEEDLTKRSQDLRKSLNLEALLLTRSEEGMSLFTEAGVSHVKAQAREVFDVSGAGDTVIGTLAVALAAGWPLERAMALANRAGGIVVGKLGTATVTSEELQ